From Thermogemmata fonticola, one genomic window encodes:
- a CDS encoding metal ABC transporter substrate-binding protein translates to MFPPAMRSWTWLWNRLARLLGVVAMMATAGGCSGGSEVWPADHPGPKVVASFAPLYCFALNVAGEDAVVRPLMTTSGPHHFNPTDKDARLLRQADLFLINGLGLEGDRPEKLRQASNNSRLQVVDVSNRIPPAMLCEGSCCHHEEGAEEEEHSHEHGHDPHVWLSPEYAIWQVEVIRDALIERDPAHAEAYRRRAQEYITRLRQLTDYGRTLLQDKKDRQLVTFHESLAYFAKTFQLNVVGVVQKNPGVEPSDKQLKKLIALCADEKRPVRVISVEPQYSNSHSGHELVKELQRRGVPEPVLVEIDTLETAPLHDLTPDWYERRMRANLEALAKALR, encoded by the coding sequence ATGTTTCCCCCTGCTATGCGATCCTGGACCTGGCTCTGGAATCGCTTGGCCCGACTGCTGGGTGTTGTAGCTATGATGGCCACTGCCGGAGGCTGTAGCGGGGGAAGCGAAGTCTGGCCAGCGGATCATCCCGGTCCCAAGGTCGTCGCTTCGTTTGCCCCGTTGTACTGCTTTGCCCTGAACGTGGCTGGTGAAGATGCTGTCGTGCGGCCGCTAATGACCACCTCCGGTCCCCATCACTTCAATCCAACGGACAAGGATGCCCGCTTGCTCCGCCAAGCTGATCTGTTTTTGATCAACGGGCTGGGGCTGGAAGGCGACAGGCCCGAAAAGCTGCGCCAGGCCAGCAACAACTCTCGCCTTCAAGTCGTGGACGTGAGCAACCGCATTCCACCGGCGATGCTCTGCGAAGGCAGTTGCTGCCATCACGAGGAAGGGGCTGAGGAGGAAGAGCACAGCCATGAGCATGGCCACGATCCGCACGTGTGGCTAAGTCCAGAGTATGCCATTTGGCAAGTGGAAGTGATTCGCGATGCCCTCATCGAGAGAGACCCTGCTCATGCGGAAGCCTACCGCCGCCGGGCCCAGGAATATATCACCCGCCTGCGCCAACTCACAGACTATGGCCGCACTTTGTTGCAAGACAAAAAGGATCGCCAATTGGTCACTTTCCACGAATCCTTGGCCTACTTTGCGAAGACGTTTCAACTGAATGTCGTCGGCGTGGTTCAGAAAAATCCAGGTGTGGAACCTAGCGACAAGCAGTTGAAGAAACTAATTGCCTTATGCGCCGATGAGAAACGGCCAGTGCGGGTGATCAGCGTCGAGCCGCAGTACAGCAATTCCCACTCCGGGCATGAACTGGTCAAGGAGCTGCAACGCCGCGGCGTTCCTGAGCCGGTTCTCGTGGAAATCGACACGCTGGAAACCGCACCCCTCCATGACCTAACACCGGACTGGTACGAGCGGCGGATGCGTGCCAATTTGGAGGCTTTAGCCAAGGCCCTGCGATGA
- a CDS encoding arylsulfatase: MLRAILVTGIAFGLGAGGAGVTDTPAAEPSEPAIPGGRPPNILLIVADDLGYGDLGCYGQQKIRTPHLDQLAEEGIRFTNAYAGSTVCAPSRCALMTGLHTGHCRVRGNGGGGSPRSNVPLAPNDICIAELLKKAGYATALIGKWGLGEAGSTGLPTRKGFDYFFGYLNQHHAHNYYPDFLWRNEEKVRIDNPQSTVENVAAQRRVYAPDLFREEALRFLTAHRDRPFFLYFATTVPHANNERTRATGEGNEVPDDAPYTHEDWPQAEKNKAAMITRLDADIGTILTHLRKLKLERNTLVIFTSDNGPHREGGNKPEFFRSSGPFRGIKRDLYEGGIRVPFIIRWPERIKPGTVTDHVTAFWDFLPTACDLAGVPVPSQLDGISLAPLLTGQGQQRTHEFLYWEFHEGGFRQAVRHGSWKAVRHAPNLPLELYDLQADPSETRNIAAQHPDIIMRIETYLKTARTDSKEFPIRLPKKK, encoded by the coding sequence ATGCTGCGAGCGATACTGGTGACTGGAATCGCCTTTGGCCTAGGTGCAGGTGGGGCCGGGGTGACAGACACTCCAGCGGCAGAACCCTCAGAGCCAGCCATTCCCGGAGGCCGTCCACCGAACATTCTGCTAATTGTCGCCGACGATTTGGGTTACGGTGATTTGGGTTGCTACGGCCAGCAGAAGATCCGCACACCGCATCTGGATCAACTAGCTGAAGAGGGAATCCGTTTCACGAACGCCTATGCTGGCAGCACGGTGTGCGCGCCGTCTCGTTGTGCTCTCATGACCGGCTTACATACCGGCCACTGCCGGGTTCGAGGCAATGGAGGAGGCGGCAGCCCCCGCTCGAATGTGCCCTTAGCACCGAATGACATCTGCATAGCAGAGCTGCTCAAAAAGGCCGGTTACGCCACCGCTCTCATCGGCAAATGGGGACTTGGCGAAGCGGGGAGCACAGGCCTCCCCACCCGGAAGGGGTTCGACTATTTCTTCGGCTATCTCAATCAGCATCATGCCCACAATTACTATCCAGATTTTCTATGGCGGAACGAGGAGAAGGTCCGCATTGACAATCCCCAGTCCACTGTGGAAAACGTAGCCGCCCAACGGCGGGTTTACGCCCCGGACCTATTTCGAGAGGAAGCCCTACGGTTCCTGACAGCTCATCGAGATCGGCCCTTTTTCCTCTATTTCGCCACCACGGTACCCCACGCGAACAATGAACGGACCCGTGCCACGGGCGAAGGTAACGAGGTCCCGGACGACGCCCCTTACACCCACGAGGACTGGCCTCAGGCGGAAAAGAACAAGGCAGCCATGATCACTCGCTTGGATGCGGATATTGGAACCATCCTCACCCACTTGCGGAAACTGAAGCTGGAGAGGAATACCCTCGTCATCTTCACCAGCGATAACGGTCCGCACCGGGAAGGCGGCAATAAACCGGAGTTCTTCCGCAGCTCCGGACCATTCCGAGGTATCAAACGAGACCTTTACGAGGGGGGCATCCGCGTCCCTTTCATCATCCGCTGGCCTGAGCGCATCAAGCCCGGAACGGTGACCGATCATGTGACCGCCTTCTGGGATTTTCTCCCCACCGCTTGCGATCTCGCTGGCGTGCCCGTCCCCTCTCAGCTCGACGGTATCTCTCTTGCCCCGCTCTTGACAGGTCAGGGGCAACAGCGCACCCATGAGTTCCTCTACTGGGAGTTTCACGAAGGCGGCTTCCGCCAAGCTGTTCGCCACGGAAGTTGGAAAGCCGTGCGGCACGCCCCTAACCTCCCCTTGGAGCTATACGACTTGCAAGCCGACCCTAGTGAAACCCGTAATATCGCCGCGCAGCATCCAGATATCATTATGCGGATCGAAACCTACCTCAAAACGGCACGGACTGACTCCAAGGAATTCCCCATTCGACTGCCTAAGAAAAAGTGA